A window from Vulpes lagopus strain Blue_001 chromosome 23, ASM1834538v1, whole genome shotgun sequence encodes these proteins:
- the SALL2 gene encoding sal-like protein 2 isoform X2 has translation MAHETGRSSRLGGPCGEPAEPGGDASEDDHPQVCAKCCAQFTDPAEFLAHQNACSTEPPVMVIIGGQENPSSSATSSEPRAEGRRSPQVMEAEHSTPPAPGGAAPADPSWGPERRVEEPAGHFLVAATGTGAGGGGGLILASPKLGATPLPPESAPAPPPPPPPPPPPPPPPGVGSGHLNIPLILEELRVLQQRQIHQMQMTEQICRQVLLLGSLGQAAGTPASPSELPGTGPAASAKPLLPLFSPIKPVQSGKTLAPSSSSSSSSSGAEAPKQAFFHLYHPLGAQPAFPAGGAGRSHKPAATASAALPGSAEPLMASPHLAFPGATGLLAAQCLGAARGLEAAASPGLLKPKNGSGERPYKCNVCGNRFTTRGNLKVHFHRHREKYPHVQMNPHPVPEHLDYVLTSSGLPYGMSVPPEKAEEEVAVAAGGGERKPLAASSAALSATESLTLLSTGAGAAAAPALPAFNKFVLMKAVEPKSKADENTPPGAEGSGAAGVAEGGPAARLQLSKLVTSLPSWALLTSHFKSAGGFPFPYVLEPLGASPSETSKLQQLVEKIDRQGAGAAASATSGAPPASGPAASAAASGPNQCVICLRVLSCPRALRLHYGQHGGERPFKCKVCGRAFSTRGNLRAHFVGHKASPAARAQNSCPICQKKFTNAVSLQQHVRMHLGGQIPNGAAAPDQGAELPAVPGPGPGPQPPSQQPSPEEELSEDEDDDEDDDEDGTDEDSLAGRGSESGGEKAISVRGDSEEASGAEEDVGATAAAVAAGQAGQDGPRPEVDEQGAQQPCLAAPPPPERHEETLSPEQGGAASALGAQEQERGEAEAAAAREGPREGEGGGGAPGEELGAPDARRKEAGEGSGRKACELCAQTSLEEPQKAHPGEGPLFTCVFCRQSFLERAILKKHMLLAHHQVQPFAPHGPQNIAALSLVPGCSPSVTSPGLSPFPRKDDPTIP, from the exons ATGGCGCACGAAACCGGGAGGAGCTCTCGCCTCGGGgggccctgcggggagccggcgGAGCCCGGAG GCGACGCCAGCGAGGACGACCACCCCCAGGTCTGCGCCAAGTGCTGCGCGCAGTTCACCGACCCAGCCGAATTCCTCGCGCACCAGAATGCGTGTTCTACCGAGCCCCCTGTCATGGTGATAATCGGGGGCCAGGAGAACCCCAGCAGCTCCGCGACGTCTTCCGAGCCCCGGGCGGAGGGTCGGAGGAGCCCCCAGGTCATGGAGGCCGAGCACAGCACCCCGCCGGCCCCCGGGGGCGCCGCGCCCGCGGACCCCAGCTGGGGCCCGGAGCGGAGAGTGGAGGAGCCCGCGGGCCACTTCCTGGTCGCCGCCACCGGcacgggcgcggggggcggcgggggcctgATCTTGGCCAGTCCCAAGCTGGGAGCGACCCCGCTGCCTCCCGAAtccgcccccgcgccgccgccgccgccgccgccgccgccgccgccaccgcccccCCCGGGGGTGGGCAGCGGCCACCTGAACATCCCGCTGATCCTGGAGGAGCTGCGGGTGCTGCAGCAGCGCCAGATCCACCAGATGCAGATGACGGAGCAGATCTGCCGCCAGGTGCTGCTGCTCGGCTCCCTGGGCCAGGCCGCGGGCACGCCCGCcagcccctccgagctgcccGGGACGGGGCCCGCCGCCTCCGCGAAGCCCCTGCTGCCCCTCTTCAGCCCCATCAAGCCCGTGCAAAGCGGCAAGACGCTGGCGCCGtcctcgtcgtcgtcgtcgtcgtcctcGGGGGCCGAAGCGCCCAAGCAGGCGTTCTTCCATCTGTACCACCCGCTGGGGGCGCAGCCCGCCTTCCCCGCCGGGGGCGCCGGGCGGAGCCACAAGCCGGCCGCCACCGCCTCCGCAGCCCTGCCCGGCAGCGCGGAGCCACTGATGGCCTCGCCGCACCTGGCGTTCCCGGGCGCCACGGGGCTGCTGGCGGCGCAGTGCCTGGGCGCGGCTCGGGGCCTCGAGGCCGCCGCCTCCCCGGGGCTCCTGAAGCCAAAGAACGGAAGCG GTGAGCGGCCCTATAAGTGTAATGTCTGTGGCAACCGCTTTACCACGCGCGGCAACCTCAAGGTGCACTTCCACCGGCATCGCGAGAAGTACCCGCACGTGCAGATGAACCCGCACCCGGTGCCCGAGCACCTGGACTACGTCCTGACCAGCAGCGGCCTGCCCTACGGTATGTCGGTGCCGCCGGAGAAGGCCGAGGAGGAGGTGGCCGTGGCGGCCGGCGGCGGGGAGCGCAAGCCCCTGGCGGCCTCCAGCGCAGCGCTCAGCGCCACCGAGAGCCTCACGCTGCTGTCCACCGGGGCGggcgcggccgccgcccccgcgctccccgccttCAACAAGTTCGTGCTCATGAAGGCGGTCGAGCCGAAGAGCAAGGCCGACGAAAACACGCCCCCGGGGGCCGAGGGCTCAGGCGCGGCCGGGGTGGCGGAGGGGGGCCCGGCGGCCCGTCTGCAGCTGAGCAAGCTGGTGACCTCGCTGCCCAGCTGGGCGCTGCTGACCAGCCACTTCAAGTCCGCAGGCGGCTTTCCCTTCCCCTACGTGCTGGAGCCCCTGGGGGCCTCGCCGTCTGAGACGTCCAAGCTGCAGCAGCTGGTGGAGAAGATCGACCGGCAGGGGGCCGGCGCCGCGGCATCCGCGACCTCGGGGGCGCCCCCCGCCTCGGGGCCCGCGGCCTCGGCGGCCGCCTCGGGCCCCAACCAGTGCGTCATCTGCCTGAGGGTGCTGAGCTGCCCGCGCGCGCTGCGCCTGCACTACGGGCAGCACGGGGGCGAGCGGCCCTTCAAGTGCAAGGTGTGCGGCCGGGCCTTCTCCACGCGGGGCAACCTGCGCGCGCACTTCGTGGGCCACAAGGCCAGCCCGGCCGCCCGCGCCCAGAACTCCTGCCCCATCTGCCAGAAGAAGTTCACCAACGCCGTGAGCCTGCAGCAGCACGTCCGCATGCACCTGGGGGGCCAGATCCCCAACGGGGCCGCCGCCCCGGACCAGGGTGCCGAGCTACCCGCCgtccccgggcccggccccggcccgcagCCGCCGTCCCAGCAGCCGTCCCCCGAGGAGGAGCTGTCGGAGGACGAGGACGACGACGAGGACGACGACGAGGACGGGACTGACGAAGACTCCCTGGCGGGGAGAGGCTCGGAGAGCGGCGGCGAGAAGGCCATCTCGGTGCGCGGGGACTCGGAGGAGGCCTCCGGGGCCGAGGAGGACGTGGGGGCCAccgcggcggcggtggcggcggggcAGGCCGGGCAGGACGGGCCGCGGCCGGAGGTCGACGAGCAGGGGGCGCAGCAGCCTTGCctggccgccccgccgccgcccgagcgCCACGAGGAGACGCTGTCCCCGGAGCAGGGAGGCGCGGCCTCGGCCCTGGGCGCGCAGGAGCAGGAGCGGGGcgaggcggaggcggcggcggcccgggaggggccccgggagggggaaggcggcggcggcgcccccggGGAGGAGCTGGGCGCCCCGGATGCGCGGAGGAAGGAGGCAGGCGAAGGCAGTGGCCGGAAGGCGTGCGAGCTGTGCGCGCAGACCTCCCTGGAGGAGCCGCAGAAGGCCCACCCCGGGGAAGGGCCGCTCTTCACTTGTGTTTTCTGCAGGCAGAGCTTTCTCGAGCGGGCAATCCTCAAGAAGCACATGCTGCTGGCTCACCACCAGGTACAACCCTTTGCCCCCCACGGCCCTCAGAATATTGCTGCTCTTTCCCTGGTCCCAGGCTGCTCACCTTCCGTCACCTCCCCGGGGCTCTCCCCCTTTCCCCGAAAAGATGACCCCACGATCCCGTGA
- the SALL2 gene encoding sal-like protein 2 isoform X4 — protein MSRRKQRKPQQLISDREGPSAPESGDASEDDHPQVCAKCCAQFTDPAEFLAHQNACSTEPPVMVIIGGQENPSSSATSSEPRAEGRRSPQVMEAEHSTPPAPGGAAPADPSWGPERRVEEPAGHFLVAATGTGAGGGGGLILASPKLGATPLPPESAPAPPPPPPPPPPPPPPPGVGSGHLNIPLILEELRVLQQRQIHQMQMTEQICRQVLLLGSLGQAAGTPASPSELPGTGPAASAKPLLPLFSPIKPVQSGKTLAPSSSSSSSSSGAEAPKQAFFHLYHPLGAQPAFPAGGAGRSHKPAATASAALPGSAEPLMASPHLAFPGATGLLAAQCLGAARGLEAAASPGLLKPKNGSGELGYGEVMGPLEKPGGRHKCRFCAKVFGSDSALQIHLRSHTGERPYKCNVCGNRFTTRGNLKVHFHRHREKYPHVQMNPHPVPEHLDYVLTSSGLPYGMSVPPEKAEEEVAVAAGGGERKPLAASSAALSATESLTLLSTGAGAAAAPALPAFNKFVLMKAVEPKSKADENTPPGAEGSGAAGVAEGGPAARLQLSKLVTSLPSWALLTSHFKSAGGFPFPYVLEPLGASPSETSKLQQLVEKIDRQGAGAAASATSGAPPASGPAASAAASGPNQCVICLRVLSCPRALRLHYGQHGGERPFKCKVCGRAFSTRGNLRAHFVGHKASPAARAQNSCPICQKKFTNAVSLQQHVRMHLGGQIPNGAAAPDQGAELPAVPGPGPGPQPPSQQPSPEEELSEDEDDDEDDDEDGTDEDSLAGRGSESGGEKAISVRGDSEEASGAEEDVGATAAAVAAGQAGQDGPRPEVDEQGAQQPCLAAPPPPERHEETLSPEQGGAASALGAQEQERGEAEAAAAREGPREGEGGGGAPGEELGAPDARRKEAGEGSGRKACELCAQTSLEEPQKAHPGEGPLFTCVFCRQSFLERAILKKHMLLAHHQNQYTAFLSSDLPTKPRSSSSTSTTTLGLAPPVLFGPGTVAGHVPPAMASREAKEKRAPFFLFRSPVYKAVPGKPIIEEK, from the exons ATGTCGCGCCGAAAGCAGCGGAAGCCCCAACAGTTAATCTCGGACCGCGAAGGTCCCAGCGCGCCGGAGAGCG GCGACGCCAGCGAGGACGACCACCCCCAGGTCTGCGCCAAGTGCTGCGCGCAGTTCACCGACCCAGCCGAATTCCTCGCGCACCAGAATGCGTGTTCTACCGAGCCCCCTGTCATGGTGATAATCGGGGGCCAGGAGAACCCCAGCAGCTCCGCGACGTCTTCCGAGCCCCGGGCGGAGGGTCGGAGGAGCCCCCAGGTCATGGAGGCCGAGCACAGCACCCCGCCGGCCCCCGGGGGCGCCGCGCCCGCGGACCCCAGCTGGGGCCCGGAGCGGAGAGTGGAGGAGCCCGCGGGCCACTTCCTGGTCGCCGCCACCGGcacgggcgcggggggcggcgggggcctgATCTTGGCCAGTCCCAAGCTGGGAGCGACCCCGCTGCCTCCCGAAtccgcccccgcgccgccgccgccgccgccgccgccgccgccgccaccgcccccCCCGGGGGTGGGCAGCGGCCACCTGAACATCCCGCTGATCCTGGAGGAGCTGCGGGTGCTGCAGCAGCGCCAGATCCACCAGATGCAGATGACGGAGCAGATCTGCCGCCAGGTGCTGCTGCTCGGCTCCCTGGGCCAGGCCGCGGGCACGCCCGCcagcccctccgagctgcccGGGACGGGGCCCGCCGCCTCCGCGAAGCCCCTGCTGCCCCTCTTCAGCCCCATCAAGCCCGTGCAAAGCGGCAAGACGCTGGCGCCGtcctcgtcgtcgtcgtcgtcgtcctcGGGGGCCGAAGCGCCCAAGCAGGCGTTCTTCCATCTGTACCACCCGCTGGGGGCGCAGCCCGCCTTCCCCGCCGGGGGCGCCGGGCGGAGCCACAAGCCGGCCGCCACCGCCTCCGCAGCCCTGCCCGGCAGCGCGGAGCCACTGATGGCCTCGCCGCACCTGGCGTTCCCGGGCGCCACGGGGCTGCTGGCGGCGCAGTGCCTGGGCGCGGCTCGGGGCCTCGAGGCCGCCGCCTCCCCGGGGCTCCTGAAGCCAAAGAACGGAAGCGGTGAGCTGGGCTACGGGGAAGTGATGGGCCCCCTGGAGAAGCCCGGCGGCCGGCACAAATGCCGCTTCTGTGCCAAAGTATTCGGTAGTGACAGTGCGCTGCAGATCCATCTGCGTTCCCACACAGGTGAGCGGCCCTATAAGTGTAATGTCTGTGGCAACCGCTTTACCACGCGCGGCAACCTCAAGGTGCACTTCCACCGGCATCGCGAGAAGTACCCGCACGTGCAGATGAACCCGCACCCGGTGCCCGAGCACCTGGACTACGTCCTGACCAGCAGCGGCCTGCCCTACGGTATGTCGGTGCCGCCGGAGAAGGCCGAGGAGGAGGTGGCCGTGGCGGCCGGCGGCGGGGAGCGCAAGCCCCTGGCGGCCTCCAGCGCAGCGCTCAGCGCCACCGAGAGCCTCACGCTGCTGTCCACCGGGGCGggcgcggccgccgcccccgcgctccccgccttCAACAAGTTCGTGCTCATGAAGGCGGTCGAGCCGAAGAGCAAGGCCGACGAAAACACGCCCCCGGGGGCCGAGGGCTCAGGCGCGGCCGGGGTGGCGGAGGGGGGCCCGGCGGCCCGTCTGCAGCTGAGCAAGCTGGTGACCTCGCTGCCCAGCTGGGCGCTGCTGACCAGCCACTTCAAGTCCGCAGGCGGCTTTCCCTTCCCCTACGTGCTGGAGCCCCTGGGGGCCTCGCCGTCTGAGACGTCCAAGCTGCAGCAGCTGGTGGAGAAGATCGACCGGCAGGGGGCCGGCGCCGCGGCATCCGCGACCTCGGGGGCGCCCCCCGCCTCGGGGCCCGCGGCCTCGGCGGCCGCCTCGGGCCCCAACCAGTGCGTCATCTGCCTGAGGGTGCTGAGCTGCCCGCGCGCGCTGCGCCTGCACTACGGGCAGCACGGGGGCGAGCGGCCCTTCAAGTGCAAGGTGTGCGGCCGGGCCTTCTCCACGCGGGGCAACCTGCGCGCGCACTTCGTGGGCCACAAGGCCAGCCCGGCCGCCCGCGCCCAGAACTCCTGCCCCATCTGCCAGAAGAAGTTCACCAACGCCGTGAGCCTGCAGCAGCACGTCCGCATGCACCTGGGGGGCCAGATCCCCAACGGGGCCGCCGCCCCGGACCAGGGTGCCGAGCTACCCGCCgtccccgggcccggccccggcccgcagCCGCCGTCCCAGCAGCCGTCCCCCGAGGAGGAGCTGTCGGAGGACGAGGACGACGACGAGGACGACGACGAGGACGGGACTGACGAAGACTCCCTGGCGGGGAGAGGCTCGGAGAGCGGCGGCGAGAAGGCCATCTCGGTGCGCGGGGACTCGGAGGAGGCCTCCGGGGCCGAGGAGGACGTGGGGGCCAccgcggcggcggtggcggcggggcAGGCCGGGCAGGACGGGCCGCGGCCGGAGGTCGACGAGCAGGGGGCGCAGCAGCCTTGCctggccgccccgccgccgcccgagcgCCACGAGGAGACGCTGTCCCCGGAGCAGGGAGGCGCGGCCTCGGCCCTGGGCGCGCAGGAGCAGGAGCGGGGcgaggcggaggcggcggcggcccgggaggggccccgggagggggaaggcggcggcggcgcccccggGGAGGAGCTGGGCGCCCCGGATGCGCGGAGGAAGGAGGCAGGCGAAGGCAGTGGCCGGAAGGCGTGCGAGCTGTGCGCGCAGACCTCCCTGGAGGAGCCGCAGAAGGCCCACCCCGGGGAAGGGCCGCTCTTCACTTGTGTTTTCTGCAGGCAGAGCTTTCTCGAGCGGGCAATCCTCAAGAAGCACATGCTGCTGGCTCACCACCA GAACCAGTACACAGCTTTCCTGTCAAGTGACCTGCCCACCAAGCCCCGGAGTTCCAGCTCCACCTCCACTACCACTTTAGGCCTGGCACCACCCGTGCTCTTTGGCCCGGGAACTGTGGCTGGGCATGTGCCTCCAGCAATGGCATCCAGAGAGGCCAAGGAGAAGAGAGCCCCCTTCTTCCTATTTCGGTCTCCTGTATATAAGGCAGTGCCTGGGAAGCCCATCATAGAAGAGAAGTAG
- the SALL2 gene encoding sal-like protein 2 isoform X3, translating to MAHETGRSSRLGGPCGEPAEPGGDASEDDHPQVCAKCCAQFTDPAEFLAHQNACSTEPPVMVIIGGQENPSSSATSSEPRAEGRRSPQVMEAEHSTPPAPGGAAPADPSWGPERRVEEPAGHFLVAATGTGAGGGGGLILASPKLGATPLPPESAPAPPPPPPPPPPPPPPPGVGSGHLNIPLILEELRVLQQRQIHQMQMTEQICRQVLLLGSLGQAAGTPASPSELPGTGPAASAKPLLPLFSPIKPVQSGKTLAPSSSSSSSSSGAEAPKQAFFHLYHPLGAQPAFPAGGAGRSHKPAATASAALPGSAEPLMASPHLAFPGATGLLAAQCLGAARGLEAAASPGLLKPKNGSGELGYGEVMGPLEKPGGRHKCRFCAKVFGSDSALQIHLRSHTGERPYKCNVCGNRFTTRGNLKVHFHRHREKYPHVQMNPHPVPEHLDYVLTSSGLPYGMSVPPEKAEEEVAVAAGGGERKPLAASSAALSATESLTLLSTGAGAAAAPALPAFNKFVLMKAVEPKSKADENTPPGAEGSGAAGVAEGGPAARLQLSKLVTSLPSWALLTSHFKSAGGFPFPYVLEPLGASPSETSKLQQLVEKIDRQGAGAAASATSGAPPASGPAASAAASGPNQCVICLRVLSCPRALRLHYGQHGGERPFKCKVCGRAFSTRGNLRAHFVGHKASPAARAQNSCPICQKKFTNAVSLQQHVRMHLGGQIPNGAAAPDQGAELPAVPGPGPGPQPPSQQPSPEEELSEDEDDDEDDDEDGTDEDSLAGRGSESGGEKAISVRGDSEEASGAEEDVGATAAAVAAGQAGQDGPRPEVDEQGAQQPCLAAPPPPERHEETLSPEQGGAASALGAQEQERGEAEAAAAREGPREGEGGGGAPGEELGAPDARRKEAGEGSGRKACELCAQTSLEEPQKAHPGEGPLFTCVFCRQSFLERAILKKHMLLAHHQNQYTAFLSSDLPTKPRSSSSTSTTTLGLAPPVLFGPGTVAGHVPPAMASREAKEKRAPFFLFRSPVYKAVPGKPIIEEK from the exons ATGGCGCACGAAACCGGGAGGAGCTCTCGCCTCGGGgggccctgcggggagccggcgGAGCCCGGAG GCGACGCCAGCGAGGACGACCACCCCCAGGTCTGCGCCAAGTGCTGCGCGCAGTTCACCGACCCAGCCGAATTCCTCGCGCACCAGAATGCGTGTTCTACCGAGCCCCCTGTCATGGTGATAATCGGGGGCCAGGAGAACCCCAGCAGCTCCGCGACGTCTTCCGAGCCCCGGGCGGAGGGTCGGAGGAGCCCCCAGGTCATGGAGGCCGAGCACAGCACCCCGCCGGCCCCCGGGGGCGCCGCGCCCGCGGACCCCAGCTGGGGCCCGGAGCGGAGAGTGGAGGAGCCCGCGGGCCACTTCCTGGTCGCCGCCACCGGcacgggcgcggggggcggcgggggcctgATCTTGGCCAGTCCCAAGCTGGGAGCGACCCCGCTGCCTCCCGAAtccgcccccgcgccgccgccgccgccgccgccgccgccgccgccaccgcccccCCCGGGGGTGGGCAGCGGCCACCTGAACATCCCGCTGATCCTGGAGGAGCTGCGGGTGCTGCAGCAGCGCCAGATCCACCAGATGCAGATGACGGAGCAGATCTGCCGCCAGGTGCTGCTGCTCGGCTCCCTGGGCCAGGCCGCGGGCACGCCCGCcagcccctccgagctgcccGGGACGGGGCCCGCCGCCTCCGCGAAGCCCCTGCTGCCCCTCTTCAGCCCCATCAAGCCCGTGCAAAGCGGCAAGACGCTGGCGCCGtcctcgtcgtcgtcgtcgtcgtcctcGGGGGCCGAAGCGCCCAAGCAGGCGTTCTTCCATCTGTACCACCCGCTGGGGGCGCAGCCCGCCTTCCCCGCCGGGGGCGCCGGGCGGAGCCACAAGCCGGCCGCCACCGCCTCCGCAGCCCTGCCCGGCAGCGCGGAGCCACTGATGGCCTCGCCGCACCTGGCGTTCCCGGGCGCCACGGGGCTGCTGGCGGCGCAGTGCCTGGGCGCGGCTCGGGGCCTCGAGGCCGCCGCCTCCCCGGGGCTCCTGAAGCCAAAGAACGGAAGCGGTGAGCTGGGCTACGGGGAAGTGATGGGCCCCCTGGAGAAGCCCGGCGGCCGGCACAAATGCCGCTTCTGTGCCAAAGTATTCGGTAGTGACAGTGCGCTGCAGATCCATCTGCGTTCCCACACAGGTGAGCGGCCCTATAAGTGTAATGTCTGTGGCAACCGCTTTACCACGCGCGGCAACCTCAAGGTGCACTTCCACCGGCATCGCGAGAAGTACCCGCACGTGCAGATGAACCCGCACCCGGTGCCCGAGCACCTGGACTACGTCCTGACCAGCAGCGGCCTGCCCTACGGTATGTCGGTGCCGCCGGAGAAGGCCGAGGAGGAGGTGGCCGTGGCGGCCGGCGGCGGGGAGCGCAAGCCCCTGGCGGCCTCCAGCGCAGCGCTCAGCGCCACCGAGAGCCTCACGCTGCTGTCCACCGGGGCGggcgcggccgccgcccccgcgctccccgccttCAACAAGTTCGTGCTCATGAAGGCGGTCGAGCCGAAGAGCAAGGCCGACGAAAACACGCCCCCGGGGGCCGAGGGCTCAGGCGCGGCCGGGGTGGCGGAGGGGGGCCCGGCGGCCCGTCTGCAGCTGAGCAAGCTGGTGACCTCGCTGCCCAGCTGGGCGCTGCTGACCAGCCACTTCAAGTCCGCAGGCGGCTTTCCCTTCCCCTACGTGCTGGAGCCCCTGGGGGCCTCGCCGTCTGAGACGTCCAAGCTGCAGCAGCTGGTGGAGAAGATCGACCGGCAGGGGGCCGGCGCCGCGGCATCCGCGACCTCGGGGGCGCCCCCCGCCTCGGGGCCCGCGGCCTCGGCGGCCGCCTCGGGCCCCAACCAGTGCGTCATCTGCCTGAGGGTGCTGAGCTGCCCGCGCGCGCTGCGCCTGCACTACGGGCAGCACGGGGGCGAGCGGCCCTTCAAGTGCAAGGTGTGCGGCCGGGCCTTCTCCACGCGGGGCAACCTGCGCGCGCACTTCGTGGGCCACAAGGCCAGCCCGGCCGCCCGCGCCCAGAACTCCTGCCCCATCTGCCAGAAGAAGTTCACCAACGCCGTGAGCCTGCAGCAGCACGTCCGCATGCACCTGGGGGGCCAGATCCCCAACGGGGCCGCCGCCCCGGACCAGGGTGCCGAGCTACCCGCCgtccccgggcccggccccggcccgcagCCGCCGTCCCAGCAGCCGTCCCCCGAGGAGGAGCTGTCGGAGGACGAGGACGACGACGAGGACGACGACGAGGACGGGACTGACGAAGACTCCCTGGCGGGGAGAGGCTCGGAGAGCGGCGGCGAGAAGGCCATCTCGGTGCGCGGGGACTCGGAGGAGGCCTCCGGGGCCGAGGAGGACGTGGGGGCCAccgcggcggcggtggcggcggggcAGGCCGGGCAGGACGGGCCGCGGCCGGAGGTCGACGAGCAGGGGGCGCAGCAGCCTTGCctggccgccccgccgccgcccgagcgCCACGAGGAGACGCTGTCCCCGGAGCAGGGAGGCGCGGCCTCGGCCCTGGGCGCGCAGGAGCAGGAGCGGGGcgaggcggaggcggcggcggcccgggaggggccccgggagggggaaggcggcggcggcgcccccggGGAGGAGCTGGGCGCCCCGGATGCGCGGAGGAAGGAGGCAGGCGAAGGCAGTGGCCGGAAGGCGTGCGAGCTGTGCGCGCAGACCTCCCTGGAGGAGCCGCAGAAGGCCCACCCCGGGGAAGGGCCGCTCTTCACTTGTGTTTTCTGCAGGCAGAGCTTTCTCGAGCGGGCAATCCTCAAGAAGCACATGCTGCTGGCTCACCACCA GAACCAGTACACAGCTTTCCTGTCAAGTGACCTGCCCACCAAGCCCCGGAGTTCCAGCTCCACCTCCACTACCACTTTAGGCCTGGCACCACCCGTGCTCTTTGGCCCGGGAACTGTGGCTGGGCATGTGCCTCCAGCAATGGCATCCAGAGAGGCCAAGGAGAAGAGAGCCCCCTTCTTCCTATTTCGGTCTCCTGTATATAAGGCAGTGCCTGGGAAGCCCATCATAGAAGAGAAGTAG